The window ACCGGAGAGGCCGATGGCGAGCACCGCACCCGTGGCGCCGACGCCGAAGATGACGGCGAAGAAGAGCGCCAGCAGCAGGCCCGGGAAGGCCACCGCGACGTTGACCACGGCGGACACCAGGCGCCCGGCACGACCGCCGAGGAGGAACGGCGCCGAGCCCAGCACCAACCCCACGACGATCGCGATGGTGATCGCGCCCATCGCCAGCAGCATCGAGAGCCGGGCGGCGACGAGCACCCGGGCCAGGATGTCGCGGCCCAGGTTGTCGGTGCCGGCCCAGTGCTCGCCCGACGGCACGGACAGGATGTCGCTGGTGTCGACGGCGTCGGCCGCGTCGCCCCAGACGACCGGACCCACCACGGCCAGAGCGAGGACCACGACCACCAGCACGGCTGCGGTGCCACCCAGCGGCGTGGTGAGCACGTCGCGCCAGGCGCGCACCCGGGAGACCGGCTCGGACATGCTCAGTCCTCCCTGATCATCGATCGCGGGTCGAGCACGGCGAGGACCGCGTCGACGACGGTGTTGACCACCAGGACGCCGACGCCGTAGACGAGGACGATGGCCTGCACGAGCGGATAGTCCTTGGCGAGGATCGAGGAGACGATCGTGCTCCCGAGCCCGGGCCAGGCGAAGACGTTCTCCACCAGCACGGTCCCGGCCACCATCGACCCCAGCAGCAGCCCGCCGAGGGTCAGGGCGGACGTCATCGCGTTGGGCAGGGCGTGGCCGAGGTAGACCTTCCACGGTGCCAGGCGCTTGGCGCGCGCCGTGCGGATGTAGTCGGCGTCGAGCACCTCGACGAGCTCCACCCGCACGATGCGGGCGAGGATCGCGGCGGGTCCCACCGCCAGCGAGACGACGGGCAGGACGTAGGCGGACGGGGTGGCGTTGCCGGCGACGGGGAGCCAGCCCAGGTGCACCCCGAAGACGTAGACCAGGCCCACGCCGAGCAGGAAGTCGGGCACGGTGGCCACCACGATGCTGGAGGTGGTGAAGCCGAGCTCGGCGCGACGTCCGTGGCCGCGTCGGGTGAGCACCCCGGCCAGCGTGCCGACGGGGACCGCGAGGGCGACCGTCAGGAGGAACCCCAGCAGGGCCAGGAGGAGCGTCGCCGGGAGCCGCTGCCCCACCACGTCGGCCACCGGCAGCTGCGACCCGAGGGTGGTGCCGAGGTCGCCGGTGGCGAGCGAGCGGAGGTAGTGGCCGTACTGCACGAGCAGCGGGTCGTCGAGACCGAGGCTGGCGCGGCGGGCGGCCACCAGCTCGGCCGGCGCGGTGGGTCCGAGCGCGGCGCGCACCGGGTCGCCGGGGATGAGGTGGATCATCGCGAAGGACGCGGTCACCAGCACCCAGAGCGAGACCAGCAGCCGTACCAGCCGGCGTCCGGCGAACCGGGCCCACGGCCGCTCCCACGCCCGCGGCCTCGGCCCGGTCCGGGGTCCCGCGCCGAGCGGGATCGTCGTCGCGGACACCGTTACGGGGCCAGCATCCGGATGCTGAGCGGGATGAGCTGTCCCGGCGTCTCGAACTCCGCGCCCTTGCCGAACGTGCGCACCGTGTTGTTCGCGAACGGGATGATGTCGGCGTCCTGCACGAGCTGCGCCTCGGCGCCGAGCCAGGTGTCGCAGGACGCCGTGCCGTCCATGCCCATCGCCTCGTCCACGTCCGCCTCGTAGTCGTCGCTGGCGATCGCGGAGAAGTTGGTGCCGTCCGGTGCGGCGGGTCCGGAGAGGAAGGGCACGAGCTGGTCGGGTGAGCTGACGTTGAGGCTGACCCAGGCCACGTCCCAGTCGCCGGCGGAGAAGATGGTGCCGGTCAGCTGCGTCTCGTTCTGGCTCTTGGCGGTGGCGTCGACGCCGATCGCCTTCCACTGCTGCACCACGAGCTCGGCGCCGGCGTCGCCGCTGCTGCCGAGGTCGTTCTGGTAGAGGAAGGTGACCGCCAGGGGCTCGCCGTCCTTCGTGCGTACGCCGTCACTCCCCTCCTGCCAGCCGGCCGCGTCGAGCAGGTCGGCGGCCGCCTCCGGGTCGTGGGCGGGCAGCGCGCCGGAGACCGAGTCACCCGGGCAGGCGACCGGCTCGTTGACCGCCAGGGTGGTGGCGGGGCCGCCGCGACCGGAGGTCACGACGCCGGCGAGCTCGGTGAGGTCGAGGGCCTGGGTGAGGGCCATCCGCACGTCGGGGTCGCTGGTGACGCGACCGTCGGCGTGGTTGTACCACTGCTCGCCGACCAGGCCGGTGGTCTCGGCGACGAACAGGCCCGACTTCTCCAGGCGGTCACCGTCGGGGCCGACGATCTGGGCGGCGTTGAGCCCGCCGGAGAGCAGGAGGTTGGCCGCGGTGGTCTCGTTCTCGACGACCTGGACCACGACCGTCGCGGGCAGGCCCTGCTCGTCGGTCGAGGCACCGCCCGGTCCCCACGTGTAGCCCTCGCGCAGCGTGTAGGTGTAGTGGTCGCCCGGCGCCGCCTCGGTGAGCTCGTAGGGGCCGGTGCCGCTGGTGGCCTGGGCCAGGCTGTCGCGGTCGTCCATGCCTCCGGGGCACACGATCGGCAGGCTGCCGAGGCCGTTGAGGACGAACGGCGAGGCCGTCTCCAGCGTCAGGGTGACCGTGCGCGACGCGTCGTCGCCCTCGGCCTTCGCGCCGACGGGGATGAAGGTGCCGAGGAACGGGCTCTGGTTCTCCGGGTCCGTCACGAAGTTGAGGCTGTCCGCGACGTCGGAGGCGGTGAGCTCGTCGCCGTCCGCACAGGTGATGCCGTCGGCGAGGGTGAGGCTGACCGTGGTGCCGTCGACGCTCCACTCCTCGGCGAGCTGGGAGCCGATCTCCCCCGTCTCGCCGTCGACGCTCACGAGCGGGTCGTAGGCGAACTGGCTCACGGCGAAGAGCGAGCTGCCGGCGCCCATCTGGGGGTCGAGGTTGCCCGGGTCCGACGACAGGCCCAGGGTGAACGTCGCGCCGTCGACGTACGACGCCTCACCACCGCCCGTGCCACCGCCCGTGCCGCCACCGCCTCCTCCTCCGCCTCCGCCTCCGCAGGCGGTGAGGGTGGCCGACAGGGCCAGGGCCAGTGCAGCCGGGCCGATCAGGGAGCGCGTCATGCCGGTCTCTCTTCCGTGGGGGTGCGGGTCAGGCGCCGGCGCGGCGGACGGCGCGGCCGAGGTGCAGGTAGAGGGCGCGGCCCTCGCCGTCGTCGCCGAGGAAGGCGTGCGGCATGTGCATCCCGCGGTCGGGCTCGACCGGGATCAGCATGTCGTCGCGGTAGGCCACCAGCTCGGAGCGCTCCACCTGGCCGCCGAGCTCGATGAACGCGCCCTTGGGGACCTGCTCGATCCAGATCCGGCCGTCGTCGTCCTGGCTGACCGTGAGGTCGAAGACGTCGGCGGAGTAGGTGCCGACGAACCGGCGGGCGTCGATGCGCTCGGGCTCGGCCGGCGGCTGCGGGAGCGCGGGGAGGTGGAGGTCGGAGATGCTGTCGAGCACCTGGCCGACGATCTCGTGGTAGAGCGAGATCATGTCTCCGCCGTTGGTCAGCAACGCCACGGCGACGCCCTCGCTGGGCACCATGCGGAGGAACGCGCCCTGGCCGACGGTGCTGCCGTCGTGCCCGACGATCGGGCCCTCGGGGGTGTCGAACCGCTCGAAGCCGAGTCCCCACGAGCTGCCCATCAGCCCGAGGTCGGGCAGGTCCACCTCGCGGGCCTGCATCCGTGCCGACGTGCCGGCCGCCAGGACGCGGGTCCCGTCGGCGGCCACGCCGTCCTCCATGTGCATGCGCGCGAAGGCGAGCAGGTCGCGCGGGCTCATCGACAGCATCGACCCGGCCGGGCTGTTGGAGCGCGCCATCGACCAGAACGGCGCCGGCTCGATCGCCCCGTCCGGACCGGACTCGACGTGGCCCATGGCGGCGCGGTGCATGATCGCCTCCTGCACGCTCGGTGCGGCGTGCGCCAGGCCGAGCGGCTCGATCAGGTGGTCGCGCAGCGCCTGGTCGTACGTCGTGCCCCGGACCACCTCGACGAGGCGGCCGAGCACGCAGTAGCCGGCGTTGTTGTAGGAGAACTGCTCGCCGGGCGCGAAGAGCTGGGGCGTGTCGGCGAGGGTCGCGACGAACTTCTCGACGCAGTCGTCCCCGACGCCGGTGTCGGTGAAGATGTCGCCCTCGAAGCCGGACGTGTGGTTGAGCAGCTGGTGGACGGTGATCGAGGCTGCGGCGTCATCGTCGGCGAGCCGGAGATCCGGGAGGTAGGTGCGCACCGGCGCGTCGAGGTCGACCAGGCCCTCGTCGACCAGCTGCATGACCAGGGTGCTGGTCCACAGCTTGGTGATCGACCCGATCTGGTAGACCGAGTCCGGGGTCGCGGTCACGCCGGTCGCGAGGTTGAGCACACCGTGTGCTCCGTCGACGACCTCCCCGCCCTCGAGGACGGCCCAGGCTGCCGACGGGACGCGGTGCTGCGCGAGCAGCTCGGGCAGGTGCTCCTCGAACCACGACTGGATGTGCGCCAGGTCACTCATGCCGCCACGGTAGGAACGGACACGCGCAGGGTGTTGGTGGCGCCGGACAAGCGGGAGGCCCTCGTCCGGTGGGATCGGACAAGTGCCGACCCGTCCGGGTCCGGGGGGGCTGCCGCTCGTCAGGTCCGGAGCGTCAACGTCTGGGCCATCGTTCCGAGCGGGCCGGACGCGTCGTGCAGGACGCTGCTGGTGAGTCCGAGGCCGGTCGCGCCGAACGAGACGGTCGCGTCGAAGCCGACCCACTCCCCGACCGGCTCGCGCAGCAGGTGCGCGGTGAGGTCGAGGTTGGGGAACGAGACGTCGCGCGGGTCGGCGCGCACGGTCATGCCGTTGACGATGTCGAGCATGCCGGCCGTCCGGGCGAGGGTGCTCACGTCCTCCCCTGCGATGAGGGGCTCCGACGTGCGCGCCCAGACCACGGCGCGTCCCGGCGCGGACTGCTGGCGCCGGACGTCGACCGAGGCGATGAAGCCACCCGGCCAGACCGTCGTGGGATCCCACGCCGGCACCTCGTCCGGGGCGGGCACGTGGGCGAGGTGGCTCCCCGCGATCGCCGCGGTGTCGCTGGCGCGGCTCAGCCAGGCACGCAGCGTCACGACCGCACGACCGCCGTGGGCCAGGGTGGCCTCGACGAGCTCGATGGTCCGGCCGGGGCGCACGACGCGCACCGACGTGGCGACCTCGGCCATCGGCACGGTGCCCCGGATGTCGTACGACAGCCGGCTCACCAGCAGCCCGTCGTCCCGCCGCGCGTCCCGGTCCTGCTCGAGCACGTGGACGAGCAGGCCGAGCGCGGGGGCGATGTGCTGCTCGTCGGTGTTCCAGGCGCCGCCGACGTGGCGGCTGGGCTCGAACGTGTCCGTGCCGGTGCGCTCGAAGTAGGCCATCTCGCCGGCCTAGAGGTTCGCGCCCAGCACGTCGATCACGAAGACGAGCGTGGATCCGGCAGGGATGTCTCCGGAGTCCTGGTCGCCGTAGGCCTTGTCCGCCGGGATGATCAGCATCACGCGGCTGCCGACGGTGACTCCCTCGAGGCCCTCCACCCAGCCGTCGATCAGGCTCCCCTTGGTCAGCGGGAACGCGACCGGCTCGCCCGAGTAGGACTCGTCGAACGCCTCGCCGTTGCCGTAGACGGTGCCGAAGTAGTCCACGGTCACGTTGTCGTCAGCGGCGACGGCGTCGCCCGAGCCCTCGACCAGGGTGATGACCTGGAGCTCGTCGCTCGGGGTCTTCGGCGCGTCGTCGAAGCCGATGCCGGTGACGACGCCGTCCTCCTCGGTGACGGTGGGCGCGTCGGCCGGCGGCTCGACCGCGTCGCCGTCGGGGCCGTCGAGCGGGTCCTGGGTCATCGAGATCAGGTCGAGCACCATGACGAGGTCGTCGGCGCCCTTCATGCCGTACTGCGACGCCTGGCCGCTGCCGACGAGGTCCTCGACCTGGAGCGCGATCGCGACGCGGGTGCCGATCTTCGCCCCGACGACGGCGTCGGTGATGAAGGGAGCCTGCTGGGCCAGGTCGAGCTTCTGCGGGGCGGTCTCGGCGTAGTTCCCCGACACGTCCGTGCCGTCCTTGGCGAAGACGATCCGGAAGCGGTAGTTGACGCTGCTGTCGTCGGCCACCTCCTCGCCGGAGCCAGGGATGACGACGGCGCTCACCGGCTCGTCGACCGAGAGGTCGTCGGCGACCTCGATCTCCGGCTCCTGACCGAAGTCGCCGGTGACGGTCACCCCGTCGAGGGCAGCGGTGTCCGCGGGTCCCGACGACGGGCTGGACGAGGTCTCCGACGACGTGTCCGAGGCGGAGTCGCCCTCGTCGGTGCTGGAACAGGCAGTCGCGCCCAGGGCCAGCACGATGCTGGCGGTGAGTGCGGCGATGGGGCGGTGGCTCACGTACGTCCTCTGCGTCGGTGGTCATGACCGCGTGGCCATGCAAGACCCCGTCAGGGTAGGTGGCGAGGTTGAGGGGACCATGTGCCGGTCCTGTGAGCGACCTTGGTAGGACGTCGCGGCCGGAGCACGGCACCTAGGCTCCGGTGCCATGCAGTGGTGGCAGCGCGAGATCTCACGTCAGCTCCTGGCCAGCATCGGGATCGTGGTCGGGCTCCTGACCCCCGGTGAGTCGCTGCTCGTCTTCCTGGCGTCGTGGGACCTGTACGCCCTGCTCTACCTGGCCCTCACCTGGGCCGCGGTCCGTCGAGGCGGGCTGACCGGGCTCACTGCGATGGCACGCCAGTCACGCCGGATGTCGCGCGCCGAGCGGTGGTTCGCCACCACGCCGGAGAGCTTCGCGCAGGCCGCCGCCATGGTCGCGCTCGTGTCGGTGCTCCTGGTGATGCCGCGGGCCGACGACCAGGCGGCCGCCGAGTCCTACGTGCTGGCCGTCTGCCTGCTCGCGGTCGTCACGGCGTGGATGGTGCTGCAGGCCGGGTTCCTGATGGCCTACGTCGGCCTCCACAGCGAGCACCGCGGGCTGGCCTTCCCCGAGGGTGCCGAGCCCGGCGTCGTGGACTACCTCTACTTCACCGTCGCGGTGGGGACGACATTCGGCACCACCGACGTCGAGGTGCGGCACTCCGCGCTCCGGCGACAGGTGCTCACCCACGGGGTGCTGGCCTTCGTGTTCAACACCCTCGTGCTGACGGTGGCGATCACGTTCACGACCAACTACCTGGGGTGAGCACCCGCCTCGGGTGCCTGGGGATCAGTCGTCGAAGGCGTCGACGACGGCCTGGTCGATCGTCTTGACGGGACCGGTGAACCAGTTCTTCGCCGACACGTTCCACCAGATCGCGAGCAGCGCGAGCACGGCGATGACCATGATCGGTGCGTAGTTCACGGCCGCCCAGTCGAACTCGTCGCGCCACGGCGCGCCGAACGGCGAGGTCGGGAGCATCAGCACGATGCCGACCACGACGATCTCGATGGTGGCCACGAGGTTCATCCACTTGTACTTGCTGCCGTTGTTCCAGCTGCCGACCTCGAACGAGTCGCCGGCGCGCCAGCGCAGGAAGATCGGGACGGCGAAGGAGAAGTAGAGGCCGATGACCGACACCGAGGTGACTGCGTAGAAGGCGGTCGGGATGCCGTTGACCGACTTCAGGGCCGGGAGCGTGATGATCGCGCCCAGGACGGCGGCGAAGATGACGGCGTTGGCCGGGGTGCGCTGGGCGTTGACCTTCGACCACAGGCGCGACCCGGGGACCGCGCGGTCGCGGCTGAAGGCGAACATCATCCGCGACGTCGACGTTAGGCAGGCGGTCGCGCAGAAGAGCTGGGCGCACGAGGAGATGAAGAGCAGCAGGCCGCCCCACGTCGAGCCGAGCGCGGCGTCGAAGACGTAGGCCACACCGCCGGCGGGGATGCTCGCGTAGTCCGGCGCACCGTCGACCTGCGGGATCGCGAACGTCACCGCGAGCAGCAGGATGTAGCCGCCGACGGCCGAGTAGAAGATCGACTGCCAGATGGCGCGGGCCGCGGTCTTCGCCGCGCCCTGGGTCTCCTCGGAGAGGTGCACGGAGGCGTCGAAGCCGGTGATCGTGTACTGCGTGAGGATGAAGCCGAACGGGATGATCGCGAAGAAGAAGACGAGGCTGCTCGTCGACCCGTCGGCCCAGCCGGAGCCGTTGTAGGTGTCGGTGAAGACCTGGGAGACGCTGAGGTGCTGGTCGGGGACGATGACCAGCACGAGCACGAGGAACGCCGCACCGGCGACGTGCCACCACACGGAGACGTTGTTGATGAGCGCGAGCAGGTGGCTGGAGAAGATGTTGACCACCGTGATGAAGACCAGGATCACGAGGAAGATCACGAAGACCGTGTTGAGCGAGAACTCGTCCATCCAGCCCCACGCCAGGAACGTGAGCTCGAAGAACGTCGCGCACCCGTAGGCGACCGACGCGGTCACCGCGACCAGACCGATCAGGTTGAGCCATCCGGTGAAGAACCCGGCCGCCGGGCCGCCGAGCTTGGACGCCCAGTAGTAGATGCCGCCCGAGGTCGGCATGGCCGAGACCAGCTCCGACATCGTGAAGCCGATGATCAGGATGAAGACCGAGATGATCGGCCACGACCACGAGATCGAGACCGGACCGCCGTTGGCGATGCCGGCGCCGTAGGTCGTCAGGCAGCCGGCGAGGATCGAGATGATCGAGAACGAGATGGCGAAGTTGGAGAAGCCCGACCAGGAGCGGGAGAGCTCCTGCTTGTAGCCGAGCTTGGCCAGGTGTTCCTCGTCCTCGGTCAGGTGTCGCTCGGCAGCAGGCTCAGCAGACATGTCGCACCTCTCGCGGCGTCAGTGGGTGGTCGGCAACCTAGACCCGGCCGGACGGCGTTGTGAAGAGCCCTGACGAGAACTGACGGAAATTGGTATGAACTCCGACCATTGACTGTGCAGGTCGTCACCCGGAGACTGGCCCGCATGACCGCCCAGCCGCACGAGCACCTCACGGCGGCGGTGTTGCGGCCGGTGCGCGGACACCATGCGTTCGAGGGCTGCGTCGAGCAGCTCGCGACCGCGATCCGCCTCGGTGTCTATCCCGTCGGGAGCCTCCTGCCGCCCGAGCGCGAGCTGGCCGAGCGCCTCGCCGTCAGCCGTGCGACGCTGCGCGAGGCGATCGCCGCGCTGCGCCAGGCCGGACTGATCGAGACCAGGCGCGGTCGCGGCGGCGGGTCGTCGGTCACGTCGCAGGCGCGGGCCCGGTTCACCGGTCTCTCGCGGGTCTCGGCGGCCACGAAGTCCGAGTGGCTGGACGCCCTCGAGTTCCGTCGCGTCGTCGAGCCCGGCGCGGCCCACCTCGCTGCGGGCCACGAGCTGGCCGAGGCGGACCGCGACCAGCTGGTCACCGCCGAGGCTGCGGTCGCCGGCGCCTCCGGCAAGCGGGCGCACCGCCAGGCCGACTCCCGGCTGCACCTCACGATCGCCTCGCTCAGCGGCTCGGCCCTGCTCCAGGAGGCGGTGACGTCGGTCCAGTCCACCCTCGACCAGATGCTCGGCGCGATCCCGGCGCTCGAGACCAACATCGGCCACTCCCACCAGCAGCACCGCCTGCTCTGCAAGGCCATCCTCGCCGGGCGCCCGGAGCGCGCCCGGACCGTGATGGAGGACCACTGCGACGACACGGCCGCGCTGCTGCGCGGCCTGCTCGTCTGACGCCCGACCGCAACGCCCACGACGTACGACCACTGCCAGCGAGACGGAGAGCACGTGAGCACACGCAACGATCGCCACCTGACCATGGACGCGCTGCGCCAGCGCATCGACTCCGGCGACGTGGACACGGTCGTCCTCGCCTTCACCGACATGCAGGGCCGGCTCCAGGGCAAGCGGCTGCACGGGCAGTACTTCCTCGACCACGTCGTCGGGCACGGCACCGAGGGCTGCAACTACCTCCTCGCGGTCGACGTCGACATGAACACCGTCGACGGCTACGCCATGACGTCGTGGGACCAGGGCTACGGCGACATGGAGTTCGTCCTGGACGAGCAGACCATCCGGCTCCTGCCCTGGCTGCCGGCGACCGCGATGGTCCAGTGCGACCTCGAGTGGGCCGACCACCGACCGGTCGTCGCGTCGCCGCGGGCCATCCTCAAGGCGCAGCTCGACCGCCTCGCCGAGCGCGGCATGGTCGCCCTCGCCGGGACCGAGCTCGAGCTCGTCGTCTACGACGACACCTACGAGGAGGCCTTCCGCAAGGGCTACCGCGACCTCACGCCGGCCAACCAGTACAACGTGGACTACTCGATCCTCGGCACGACGCGCGTCGAGCCCTTCCTGCGCGACATCCGCAACCACATGTACGCCGCCGGGATGGACGTCGAGGGCGCGAAGGGCGAGTGCAACTTCGGGCAGCACGAGGTCGGCTTCCTCTTCAACGAGGCACTCACGACG is drawn from Nocardioides oleivorans and contains these coding sequences:
- a CDS encoding ABC transporter permease produces the protein MSATTIPLGAGPRTGPRPRAWERPWARFAGRRLVRLLVSLWVLVTASFAMIHLIPGDPVRAALGPTAPAELVAARRASLGLDDPLLVQYGHYLRSLATGDLGTTLGSQLPVADVVGQRLPATLLLALLGFLLTVALAVPVGTLAGVLTRRGHGRRAELGFTTSSIVVATVPDFLLGVGLVYVFGVHLGWLPVAGNATPSAYVLPVVSLAVGPAAILARIVRVELVEVLDADYIRTARAKRLAPWKVYLGHALPNAMTSALTLGGLLLGSMVAGTVLVENVFAWPGLGSTIVSSILAKDYPLVQAIVLVYGVGVLVVNTVVDAVLAVLDPRSMIRED
- a CDS encoding ABC transporter substrate-binding protein, which gives rise to MTRSLIGPAALALALSATLTACGGGGGGGGGGGTGGGTGGGEASYVDGATFTLGLSSDPGNLDPQMGAGSSLFAVSQFAYDPLVSVDGETGEIGSQLAEEWSVDGTTVSLTLADGITCADGDELTASDVADSLNFVTDPENQSPFLGTFIPVGAKAEGDDASRTVTLTLETASPFVLNGLGSLPIVCPGGMDDRDSLAQATSGTGPYELTEAAPGDHYTYTLREGYTWGPGGASTDEQGLPATVVVQVVENETTAANLLLSGGLNAAQIVGPDGDRLEKSGLFVAETTGLVGEQWYNHADGRVTSDPDVRMALTQALDLTELAGVVTSGRGGPATTLAVNEPVACPGDSVSGALPAHDPEAAADLLDAAGWQEGSDGVRTKDGEPLAVTFLYQNDLGSSGDAGAELVVQQWKAIGVDATAKSQNETQLTGTIFSAGDWDVAWVSLNVSSPDQLVPFLSGPAAPDGTNFSAIASDDYEADVDEAMGMDGTASCDTWLGAEAQLVQDADIIPFANNTVRTFGKGAEFETPGQLIPLSIRMLAP
- a CDS encoding serine hydrolase domain-containing protein, which gives rise to MSDLAHIQSWFEEHLPELLAQHRVPSAAWAVLEGGEVVDGAHGVLNLATGVTATPDSVYQIGSITKLWTSTLVMQLVDEGLVDLDAPVRTYLPDLRLADDDAAASITVHQLLNHTSGFEGDIFTDTGVGDDCVEKFVATLADTPQLFAPGEQFSYNNAGYCVLGRLVEVVRGTTYDQALRDHLIEPLGLAHAAPSVQEAIMHRAAMGHVESGPDGAIEPAPFWSMARSNSPAGSMLSMSPRDLLAFARMHMEDGVAADGTRVLAAGTSARMQAREVDLPDLGLMGSSWGLGFERFDTPEGPIVGHDGSTVGQGAFLRMVPSEGVAVALLTNGGDMISLYHEIVGQVLDSISDLHLPALPQPPAEPERIDARRFVGTYSADVFDLTVSQDDDGRIWIEQVPKGAFIELGGQVERSELVAYRDDMLIPVEPDRGMHMPHAFLGDDGEGRALYLHLGRAVRRAGA
- a CDS encoding thioesterase family protein, which encodes MAYFERTGTDTFEPSRHVGGAWNTDEQHIAPALGLLVHVLEQDRDARRDDGLLVSRLSYDIRGTVPMAEVATSVRVVRPGRTIELVEATLAHGGRAVVTLRAWLSRASDTAAIAGSHLAHVPAPDEVPAWDPTTVWPGGFIASVDVRRQQSAPGRAVVWARTSEPLIAGEDVSTLARTAGMLDIVNGMTVRADPRDVSFPNLDLTAHLLREPVGEWVGFDATVSFGATGLGLTSSVLHDASGPLGTMAQTLTLRT
- a CDS encoding FKBP-type peptidyl-prolyl cis-trans isomerase; this translates as MSHRPIAALTASIVLALGATACSSTDEGDSASDTSSETSSSPSSGPADTAALDGVTVTGDFGQEPEIEVADDLSVDEPVSAVVIPGSGEEVADDSSVNYRFRIVFAKDGTDVSGNYAETAPQKLDLAQQAPFITDAVVGAKIGTRVAIALQVEDLVGSGQASQYGMKGADDLVMVLDLISMTQDPLDGPDGDAVEPPADAPTVTEEDGVVTGIGFDDAPKTPSDELQVITLVEGSGDAVAADDNVTVDYFGTVYGNGEAFDESYSGEPVAFPLTKGSLIDGWVEGLEGVTVGSRVMLIIPADKAYGDQDSGDIPAGSTLVFVIDVLGANL
- a CDS encoding DUF1345 domain-containing protein is translated as MQWWQREISRQLLASIGIVVGLLTPGESLLVFLASWDLYALLYLALTWAAVRRGGLTGLTAMARQSRRMSRAERWFATTPESFAQAAAMVALVSVLLVMPRADDQAAAESYVLAVCLLAVVTAWMVLQAGFLMAYVGLHSEHRGLAFPEGAEPGVVDYLYFTVAVGTTFGTTDVEVRHSALRRQVLTHGVLAFVFNTLVLTVAITFTTNYLG
- a CDS encoding amino acid permease — protein: MSAEPAAERHLTEDEEHLAKLGYKQELSRSWSGFSNFAISFSIISILAGCLTTYGAGIANGGPVSISWSWPIISVFILIIGFTMSELVSAMPTSGGIYYWASKLGGPAAGFFTGWLNLIGLVAVTASVAYGCATFFELTFLAWGWMDEFSLNTVFVIFLVILVFITVVNIFSSHLLALINNVSVWWHVAGAAFLVLVLVIVPDQHLSVSQVFTDTYNGSGWADGSTSSLVFFFAIIPFGFILTQYTITGFDASVHLSEETQGAAKTAARAIWQSIFYSAVGGYILLLAVTFAIPQVDGAPDYASIPAGGVAYVFDAALGSTWGGLLLFISSCAQLFCATACLTSTSRMMFAFSRDRAVPGSRLWSKVNAQRTPANAVIFAAVLGAIITLPALKSVNGIPTAFYAVTSVSVIGLYFSFAVPIFLRWRAGDSFEVGSWNNGSKYKWMNLVATIEIVVVGIVLMLPTSPFGAPWRDEFDWAAVNYAPIMVIAVLALLAIWWNVSAKNWFTGPVKTIDQAVVDAFDD
- a CDS encoding FadR/GntR family transcriptional regulator, which produces MTAQPHEHLTAAVLRPVRGHHAFEGCVEQLATAIRLGVYPVGSLLPPERELAERLAVSRATLREAIAALRQAGLIETRRGRGGGSSVTSQARARFTGLSRVSAATKSEWLDALEFRRVVEPGAAHLAAGHELAEADRDQLVTAEAAVAGASGKRAHRQADSRLHLTIASLSGSALLQEAVTSVQSTLDQMLGAIPALETNIGHSHQQHRLLCKAILAGRPERARTVMEDHCDDTAALLRGLLV
- a CDS encoding glutamine synthetase family protein, which codes for MSTRNDRHLTMDALRQRIDSGDVDTVVLAFTDMQGRLQGKRLHGQYFLDHVVGHGTEGCNYLLAVDVDMNTVDGYAMTSWDQGYGDMEFVLDEQTIRLLPWLPATAMVQCDLEWADHRPVVASPRAILKAQLDRLAERGMVALAGTELELVVYDDTYEEAFRKGYRDLTPANQYNVDYSILGTTRVEPFLRDIRNHMYAAGMDVEGAKGECNFGQHEVGFLFNEALTTADNHVVYKNAAKEIAAQHGRSVTFMAKPNQREGNSCHIHLSLRGADGELVFWDDEAGGRTPLYDSFIAGVLATAADFTLFFAPNINSYKRFADGSFAPTTLGWGLDNRTCAVRLVGRGAGARMENRIPGADANPYLALAAMIAGGLHGIEQGLELEPELTGNAYASDKPRVPSTMGEARARFHGSAIARGALGDEVVDHYANMADVELAAYNAAVTDWELVRGFERL